Proteins found in one Arachis stenosperma cultivar V10309 chromosome 8, arast.V10309.gnm1.PFL2, whole genome shotgun sequence genomic segment:
- the LOC130945957 gene encoding uncharacterized protein LOC130945957, translating into MAFQIGKKKERLQTHVGIHDSAHNQVWRKCEALMKPKQHISAAIEKQSEQAKKNYQIHLTTIIDCIRFLLRQGLAFRGNDETDDSVNQGNFLELLNFLAQHNEEIGRAFKNARGNLKLRAPSIQKDIVKAAASEKTKVIVNDLGDELFAVLVDEARNISIKEQMSVCLRYVNKEWQVREHFLGLVHVSNTNALSLKLALEPLLETYNLSLSRVRGQGYDGASNMQEEFNGLKTLILKENSYAFYVHCFAHQLQLALVTVAKKQVEIALLFNLLTNLCNVVGASCKRRDMLRDSQMTKTIEALQSGEIASGRGLNQEITLKRAGDTRWGSHYGTILRLISLFPSVVNLFEYVEEDGNNSEQRAEACHLLNVIQSFEFIFNLHLMKNILGVTNELSQALQRNDQDIVNAMALVKVSKQRLQTIRDDGWSLLVDEVSLFCEKYNITVPKMDDIFVSQGRSRRKAKRSQICIIFKLRYSIK; encoded by the coding sequence ATGGCTTTtcaaattggaaaaaaaaaagagagattacAAACTCATGTTGGGATTCATGATAGTGCTCATAATCAAGTTTGGAGAAAATGTGAAGCACTTATGAAACCAAAACAACACATTAGTGCTGCTATTGAAAAACAATCTGAGCAAGCTAAAAAGAATTATCAAATTCATTTGACAACCATAATTGATTGTATTAGATTTCTTTTGCGACAAGGATTGGCCTTTCGTGGTAATGATGAGACAGATGATTCTGTTAATCAAGGAAATTTTTTGGAACTTCTAAACTTTCTTGCGCAACATAATGAAGAGATTGGTCGTGCTTTCAAAAATGCTCGTGGGAATCTTAAACTAAGAGCTCCCTCAATTCAAAAAGACATTGTAAAAGCTGCTGCAAGTGAAAAGACAAAAGTTATTGTTAATGATCTTGGGGATGAATTGTTTGCTGTTTTGGTTGATGAAGCCCGCAACATTTCTATTAAGGAGCAAATGTCAGTTTGTTTAAGGTATGTGAATAAAGAATGGCAAGTTAGGGAGCATTTTCTTGGTCTTGTTCATGTTTCTAATACTAATGCTTTATCTCTAAAATTAGCATTGGAGCCATTATTAGAAACATATAATTTAAGTTTATCAAGAGTACGTGGCCAAGGATATGATGGTGCAAGTAATATGCAAGAAGAATTTAATGGTTTAAAAACTTTGATATTGAAAGAAAATTCTTATGCTTTCTATGTACATTGCTTTGCTCACCAACTTCAGTTAGCTCTTGTAACGGTTGCAAAAAAACAAGTTGAAATTGCTTTGCTTTTCAATTTGTTAACCAATTTGTGCAATGTTGTTGGAGCTTCATGTAAACGAAGAGATATGCTTCGTGATAGTCAGATGACTAAGACAATTGAAGCATTACAAAGTGGAGAAATTGCTAGTGGACGTGGTTTGAATCAAGAAATAACTTTGAAAAGAGCTGGAGATACTAGATGGGGTTCACACTATGGAACTATACTTagattaatttctttgtttccttCCGTGGTCAATCTTTTTGAATATGTTGAGGAAGATGGAAATAATTCAGAACAAAGAGCTGAAGCATGTCATTTATTAAATGTCATTCAATCCTTTGAATTCATTTTCAACTTACACTTGATGAAAAATATCTTGGGAGTTACTAATGAATTATCTCAAGCGTTACAAAGGAATGATCAAGACATTGTAAATGCTATGGCATTAGTTAAAGTGTCTAAGCAACGGTTGCAAACTATAAGAGATGATGGTTGGTCTCTTTTAGTTGACGAAGTCTCATTGTTTtgtgaaaaatataatattactGTTCCAAAAATGGATGATATATTTGTGTCACAAGGAAGATCAAGACGCAAAGCTAAAAGATCTCAAATTTGCATCATTTTCAAGTTGAGATATTCTATCAAGTAG
- the LOC130943693 gene encoding pentatricopeptide repeat-containing protein At4g37170-like, whose product MQKFRNFKRSFSFQKRQSLPQSRFNGRSKGNEFEEAIDVLCQQNRLNEAIELLHQIHRPSPRIYSTLIAACVRHRALQEGKMVHAHTKASKFVPGISISNRLLDLYSKCGSLDDAQKLFDEMIHRDLCSWNTMIAGYAKIGRLQQARKLFDEMPQRDNFSWNAAISGYVSHARPWEALELFRRMQNHESSNLNKFTLSSALAASAAIPCLRLGKEIHGYLTRTGLDSDEVVWSALLDLYGKCANLNEARGIFYKMEDKDVVSWTTMIHRCFEDGRKEEGFSLFRELMRSGIRPNEYTFAGVLNACASHAAEHLGKEVHGYMVRIGYDLRSYAVSALVHLYSKCGNTENARRVFNQMPRPDLVSWTSLIAGYAQNGQPEKALWFFELLLRSGNKPDQVVFVGVLSACTHAGLVDKGLEYFHSIKEKHGLMHTADHYACVIDLLARSGRFKEAEDIIDKMPIKPDKFLWAALLGGCRIHGNLEVAEKAANALFEIEPENPATYITLANIYANAGLWAEEARVRKGMESRGIVKKPGKSWIEIKRQVHAFLVGDTSHPKICDIHAFLGEISKKMKEEGYIPDINFVLHDVEEEQKEQNLVYHSEKLAVAFGIISTPPGTPIKVYKNLRTCVDCHNAMKYISKIVQRKIIVRDSNRFHCFEDGSCSCQDYW is encoded by the coding sequence ATGCAGAAGTTTAGGAATTTCAAGAGGAGCTTTTCATTCCAGAAGAGGCAGAGTCTCCCTCAGTCTCGATTCAATGGACGTAGCAAGGGTAACGAATTTGAAGAGGCCATTGATGTTTTGTGTCAACAAAATCGTCTCAATGAAGCCATTGAGTTGCTCCACCAAATTCATCGACCCTCCCCTCGCATTTACTCCACCCTTATCGCCGCTTGCGTTCGCCATCGAGCTCTCCAAGAGGGTAAAATGGTCCATGCACACACCAAAGCTTCCAAGTTTGTTCCTGGGATCTCCATCTCAAATCGTTTGCTTGATTTGTATTCCAAATGTGGCAGCCTCGATGATGCCCAGAAGCTGTTTGATGAAATGATTCACAGGGATTTGTGCTCTTGGAACACCATGATTGCTGGGTATGCCAAAATTGGACGCCTTCAACAAGCTAGGAAactgtttgatgaaatgcccCAAAGAGATAACTTTTCATGGAACGCAGCGATATCTGGTTATGTTAGCCATGCTCGCCCTTGGGAAGCGCTGGAGTTGTTTAGAAGGATGCAGAATCACGAGAGTTCGAATTTGAATAAGTTCACCTTGTCCAGTGCTCTGGCTGCTTCAGCTGCTATTCCGTGTTTGCGTCTTGGGAAGGAGATTCATGGCTACTTGACACGAACTGGTTTGGACTCCGATGAGGTAGTTTGGAGTGCACTTTTGGATTTGTATGGCAAATGTGCGAACTTGAATGAAGCTAGGGGTATTTTTTATAAGATGGAAGACAAAGATGTAGTTTCATGGACTACCATGATTCATAGATGTTTCGAAGATGGAAGAAAGGAAGAGGGATTTTCCTTGTTTAGAGAGTTGATGAGGTCAGGCATTAGGCCAAACGAGTATACATTTGCTGGAGTTTTAAATGCATGTGCTAGCCATGCTGCTGAACACTTAGGGAAGGAGGTTCACGGTTACATGGTGCGCATAGGGTATGACCTGCGTTCATATGCCGTGAGTGCACTTGTTCATTTGTACTCAAAGTGTGGGAACACTGAAAATGCCAGAAGGGTGTTCAACCAAATGCCTCGGCCTGATTTGGTATCATGGACTTCTCTTATTGCTGGTTATGCTCAAAATGGTCAACCAGAAAAAGCGCTTTGGTTCTTTGAATTATTGCTTCGATCAGGTAATAAGCCCGATCAAGTTGTCTTTGTTGGGGTTCTTTCTGCTTGTACTCATGCTGGGTTAGTGGACAAGGGTTTAGAATATTTCCATTCAATAAAGGAGAAGCATGGGTTGATGCATACTGCAGATCATTATGCATGTGTTATTGATTTATTGGCACGATCTGGACGGTTTAAAGAGGCAGAGGATATCATTGATAAAATGCCAATAAAGCCTGATAAGTTCCTTTGGGCAGCCTTACTTGGAGGATGTAGAATACATGGAAACCTTGAAGTGGCTGAAAAGGCAGCAAATGCATTATTTGAGATAGAGCCAGAGAACCCGGCTACATATATTACTTTAGCTAATATTTACGCTAATGCGGGTCTGTGGGCTGAGGAAGCCAGGGTTAGAAAGGGTATGGAAAGCAGGGGAATTGTTAAGAAGCCGGGTAAGAGCTGGATTGAGATCAAGAGACAGGTGCATGCCTTCCTGGTAGGAGATACATCCCACCCCAAAATATGTGATATTCATGCATTCCTAGGAGAAATCTCAAAGAAAATGAAGGAAGAAGGCTATATTCCGGACATAAACTTTGTGCTACATGATGTGGAGGAGGAGCAGAAAGAGCAAAACCTCGTTTACCACAGCGAGAAGCTTGCCGTTGCCTTTGGAATCATTTCAACCCCGCCGGGAACTCCTATCAAGgtttataaaaatttaagaacTTGTGTAGATTGTCACAATGCCATGAAATATATATCAAAGATTgttcaaagaaaaataatagtgaGAGATTCAAATAGATTTCATTGTTTTGAGGATGGAAGCTGCTCATGCCAAGATTATTGGTAA